One window from the genome of Marinobacter sp. es.048 encodes:
- a CDS encoding MurR/RpiR family transcriptional regulator encodes MAANQAHRDDNLLEDIQSRLETLNKSERKVAEAILRDPSAATRYSIAALARAADVSEPTVNRFCRGFSATGFPDFKIRLAQSIATGTPYIGQNVEPDDTVAEFADKIMLSTIASLDKARQALDPKALATAIDYLIQAKQINFFGMGGSAAVAMDAQHKFFRFNIPVMSYDDALMQRMVAAGANVGDVIVLISYTGRTRETVDIAQLARANGATVIGITNPDSPLAESCTVVLGVTAPEDTEVYMPMSSRIIHLSVIDILATGVTLKRGADFLGHLKKIKESLKPTRFPPS; translated from the coding sequence ATGGCCGCGAACCAGGCGCACCGTGACGACAATCTGCTTGAGGACATCCAGTCCAGGCTGGAAACCCTTAACAAATCCGAGCGAAAAGTGGCCGAAGCCATTCTCCGCGATCCGAGTGCGGCCACACGTTACAGCATAGCGGCCCTGGCCAGAGCCGCTGACGTCAGCGAGCCAACCGTTAACCGCTTCTGCCGTGGCTTCTCCGCCACAGGCTTCCCGGATTTCAAGATCCGCCTCGCCCAGAGCATTGCCACCGGCACCCCCTATATCGGCCAGAACGTGGAGCCGGATGACACCGTCGCCGAATTCGCCGACAAGATCATGCTCAGCACCATTGCCAGCCTGGACAAGGCCCGGCAGGCGCTCGACCCGAAAGCCCTGGCCACCGCGATCGATTACCTGATTCAGGCCAAGCAGATCAACTTCTTTGGTATGGGCGGCTCTGCTGCTGTTGCTATGGACGCCCAGCACAAGTTCTTCCGCTTCAATATTCCGGTCATGTCTTACGACGACGCTTTAATGCAGCGTATGGTTGCGGCCGGCGCCAACGTGGGTGATGTTATCGTGCTCATTTCCTACACAGGCCGTACCCGGGAAACCGTAGATATCGCGCAACTGGCGCGGGCCAACGGCGCCACTGTGATTGGCATCACCAATCCCGACTCTCCCCTGGCAGAAAGCTGCACGGTGGTGCTCGGTGTCACCGCTCCGGAGGACACCGAGGTCTATATGCCAATGTCCTCACGCATCATTCACCTGAGCGTTATCGACATCCTGGCAACAGGCGTAACCCTCAAACGCGGCGCGGACTTCCTCGGGCACCTCAAGAAAATCAAGGAAAGCCTCAAGCCCACCCGCTTTCCGCCGAGCTGA
- the pgl gene encoding 6-phosphogluconolactonase, which produces MSDLRLPEGVSDRSGETADGVALDLADTVAGFLAARLREAPRASLVVSGGSTPLPFFRALSGKDLDWGRVDVLLADERWVEENDDASNTRLVRENLLQNRAASARFLSLKQPGATPSEGLERVKAELADLALPIDVLILGMGNDGHTASLFPDAPELESAMNPECQEIVAPATPASQPQKRITLTWPPLRDARFTALHLKGEDKLQTLGRAMSEPDKVLEMPIRAFLKPGLQVFWSP; this is translated from the coding sequence ATGTCTGATCTGCGTCTGCCCGAGGGTGTCAGTGACCGCTCAGGTGAAACGGCTGATGGCGTGGCCCTGGATCTTGCCGATACCGTCGCCGGATTTCTGGCTGCCCGCCTGAGAGAAGCGCCCAGGGCGAGCCTGGTGGTATCCGGCGGTTCCACGCCGCTGCCATTTTTCAGAGCGCTGTCAGGCAAGGATCTGGATTGGGGCAGGGTAGATGTTCTGCTGGCGGATGAGCGTTGGGTGGAAGAAAACGATGACGCCAGCAATACCCGCCTGGTTCGGGAGAACCTGCTGCAGAACAGGGCCGCCTCGGCCCGATTCCTGTCGCTCAAACAGCCTGGTGCGACACCCTCAGAGGGGCTTGAGCGAGTGAAGGCCGAGCTGGCGGACCTGGCCCTGCCCATCGACGTGCTTATTCTTGGTATGGGCAACGACGGCCATACCGCCTCACTGTTTCCCGACGCACCCGAATTGGAAAGTGCGATGAATCCTGAATGCCAGGAAATCGTTGCGCCCGCCACGCCCGCGTCGCAGCCGCAGAAACGCATCACCTTGACCTGGCCACCCCTGAGGGATGCCCGATTCACCGCGTTGCATCTAAAGGGCGAGGACAAACTGCAGACGCTGGGTCGTGCTATGTCTGAACCGGACAAGGTGCTCGAGATGCCCATCAGAGCTTTCCTGAAACCAGGCCTCCAGGTGTTCTGGAGTCCCTGA
- the lon gene encoding endopeptidase La: MTRIPENAVQEYPLLPLRDVVVFPHMVVPLFVGREKSIQALEAAMEGSKEILLVAQKDASTDEPGPKDVFEMGTLATVLQMLRLPDGTVKVLVEGNARATISDITEGEYLSGGAVLMDEEGLPEREQEVLVKTLMDEFEKYVKLSKKVPSEVSNALTGIEELERLADTMAAHLEMRIPEKQELLEALDIRKRVDLLLGKLDGEIDLIEVEKRIRGRVKKQMERSQREYYLNEQMKAIQKEMGNLGEGNNDFEELEQKLEEAGLPEEARKKTETELNKLKMMSPMSAEATVVRGYIDWMLAIPWKKRSRVRHDIEKAREILDRDHYGLDEVKKRILEYLAVQSRVKKVKGPVLCLVGPPGVGKTSLGQSIARATNRKYTRMALGGVRDEAEIRGHRKTYIGALPGKLLQKLSKVGVKNPLFLFDEIDKMGMDHRGDPASALLEVLDPEQNHTFNDHYLEVDYDLSDVMFVCTSNSMDIPPALLDRMEIIRIPGYTEDEKVNIALRYLLPKQIKANGLRKDELKLPEDTLRDLIRYYTREAGVRGLEREIAKICRKVVRDHVESGEKASVTIGQDMLEDYSGVKKFKYGLAEEKNEIGQVTGLAWTQVGGELLHIECALTPGKGRVVKTGSLGDVMQESIQTALTVVRSRAPGLGIADDFHEKHDLHVHVPEGATPKDGPSAGIGMCTALVSSLTKIPVRADVAMTGEITLRGRVLAIGGLKEKLLAAHRGGIKTVVIPDENVRDLKEIPENIKESLEIRPVKWIDEVLDIALAYPPEPRAEDSSPKTGSGKPRDEEGDASERINTH; encoded by the coding sequence ATGACCCGTATACCCGAAAATGCCGTGCAAGAATACCCGCTGCTCCCGCTGCGTGACGTAGTGGTGTTTCCGCACATGGTGGTCCCGCTCTTCGTGGGCCGAGAAAAATCCATTCAGGCTCTGGAAGCCGCAATGGAAGGAAGCAAGGAAATCCTCCTGGTAGCCCAGAAAGATGCTTCCACCGATGAACCGGGCCCCAAGGATGTGTTCGAGATGGGCACCCTGGCCACAGTCCTTCAGATGCTTCGCCTGCCAGATGGTACCGTCAAGGTGCTCGTGGAGGGTAATGCCCGTGCCACTATCAGCGATATTACCGAGGGCGAATATCTGTCCGGTGGCGCTGTCCTTATGGATGAAGAGGGGCTGCCAGAGCGCGAACAGGAAGTTCTGGTCAAGACCTTGATGGATGAGTTCGAGAAATACGTAAAGCTGTCCAAGAAGGTGCCTTCGGAAGTCTCCAATGCCCTGACCGGCATTGAGGAGCTGGAGCGTCTGGCCGACACCATGGCCGCTCATCTCGAAATGCGCATTCCTGAAAAGCAGGAGCTTCTTGAGGCGCTCGATATCCGCAAGCGGGTGGACCTGCTGCTGGGTAAGCTTGATGGCGAAATCGACCTGATCGAGGTCGAGAAGCGGATTCGTGGCCGCGTGAAGAAGCAGATGGAGCGTAGCCAGCGCGAGTACTATCTGAATGAACAGATGAAGGCTATCCAGAAGGAAATGGGTAACCTGGGTGAGGGCAACAACGACTTCGAGGAACTCGAGCAGAAGCTTGAAGAAGCCGGACTGCCGGAAGAAGCCCGCAAGAAGACCGAAACGGAATTGAACAAGCTCAAGATGATGTCGCCGATGTCTGCGGAAGCGACCGTGGTACGTGGTTACATCGACTGGATGCTGGCCATTCCCTGGAAGAAGCGCAGCCGTGTCCGTCACGACATCGAAAAAGCACGCGAAATCCTCGACAGGGACCATTACGGCCTGGATGAGGTGAAAAAGCGTATTCTGGAGTACCTTGCGGTTCAGAGCCGTGTGAAGAAGGTCAAAGGCCCGGTTCTTTGCCTGGTTGGGCCTCCCGGTGTTGGTAAAACCTCTCTCGGGCAGTCCATCGCCCGTGCTACCAACCGGAAATACACCCGCATGGCCCTCGGCGGCGTTCGGGATGAAGCCGAGATCCGTGGTCACCGGAAAACCTACATCGGTGCGCTTCCGGGCAAGCTTCTCCAGAAGCTGTCCAAGGTGGGCGTGAAAAACCCGTTGTTCCTGTTCGATGAAATCGACAAGATGGGTATGGATCACCGTGGTGATCCGGCATCAGCCCTGCTTGAGGTTCTGGATCCGGAGCAGAATCACACGTTCAACGATCACTACCTGGAGGTGGATTACGACCTCTCCGACGTAATGTTCGTGTGCACCTCCAACTCCATGGACATCCCGCCGGCGTTGCTGGATCGGATGGAGATCATCCGTATTCCGGGTTACACCGAGGACGAGAAGGTCAACATTGCCCTGCGGTATCTGTTGCCCAAGCAGATCAAGGCAAACGGTCTGCGCAAGGATGAATTGAAGCTGCCGGAGGATACCCTCCGGGACCTGATCCGCTACTATACCCGTGAAGCGGGTGTGCGTGGCCTGGAGCGCGAGATCGCGAAGATCTGCCGCAAGGTGGTCCGCGACCATGTTGAGAGTGGTGAGAAGGCGTCTGTGACCATTGGCCAAGACATGCTGGAGGACTACTCCGGAGTCAAAAAGTTCAAGTACGGCCTGGCCGAGGAAAAGAACGAGATCGGTCAGGTGACCGGTCTGGCGTGGACCCAGGTGGGCGGCGAACTGCTGCACATTGAATGCGCGCTCACACCGGGCAAGGGCCGGGTGGTCAAGACCGGTTCCTTGGGTGATGTGATGCAGGAGTCTATCCAGACGGCCTTGACGGTGGTGCGCAGTCGCGCACCCGGTCTGGGTATTGCGGATGATTTCCACGAGAAACACGATCTGCACGTCCACGTACCGGAGGGCGCAACCCCGAAAGACGGCCCGAGTGCAGGTATCGGCATGTGCACGGCGCTGGTGTCTTCACTGACCAAGATTCCGGTTCGCGCCGACGTCGCGATGACCGGTGAGATAACCCTTCGGGGGCGTGTACTGGCCATCGGTGGCTTGAAGGAAAAGCTGCTTGCGGCGCATCGCGGTGGCATCAAGACAGTGGTTATCCCGGACGAGAATGTCAGGGATCTCAAAGAGATACCGGAAAACATCAAGGAATCTCTGGAGATCCGCCCGGTGAAGTGGATTGACGAAGTCCTGGATATTGCGCTGGCTTATCCGCCCGAGCCCAGGGCTGAGGATTCCTCTCCGAAAACCGGGTCGGGCAAGCCGCGTGATGAAGAAGGTGACGCGTCAGAGCGCATAAATACACATTAA
- a CDS encoding SurA N-terminal domain-containing protein, which produces MLQDIRNNAQGTIAKVIIGLLIVSLSIWGMDAIVGGFSGEPEVATVNGEDITEREFLRVVQMESQRRLSRMETPDPSMLDEDQIRTDVLDSLIQEQVLIQDANAQGLELNDADIDALITQMPQFQVDGQFNRDRFVATVRNMGMGVGEFREAMRKQYVVNQIRAGIVQSGLVADENAEQLLQIQNQTRSFRVLNIAASEVADNVAVTDADIENFYQENSGAFQQPERVDAAYITLSLGALAESTEIDDAELQAFYEQRSADLASEERRASHILIEEGSEADETMATIQERLAAGESFADLAREYSIDTVSAEEGGDLGYAGRGIYAEAFEEALFALEEGEVSEPVRTPFGVHLIRLEGVRESEVPSLAEMEEQLRRELAREQARERFAEVRAELADSAYAADDLAGPAEELGLEVREANGVTRDGGQAPFDHAGLVRQLFSEDVLEAGYNTELIDVGDNVSVVARVREYHEAEQLPLDQVRDQIRATLEQRKIREALSERADTIIADLESGESPESLGEWSSYDGLARNASEAGPVIMQQVFSLPRPADGARFGKAVMADSAAVIALDAVTDGQVAEDGTELNQLREFLASLEGQREYGAYQQFLRNRAEVERP; this is translated from the coding sequence ATGCTTCAAGATATTCGGAACAATGCCCAGGGCACGATCGCCAAGGTCATCATTGGTCTTCTCATTGTGTCGCTATCCATCTGGGGAATGGACGCCATTGTTGGCGGCTTCTCCGGCGAGCCTGAGGTGGCAACGGTCAATGGAGAGGATATTACAGAGCGGGAGTTTCTCCGCGTGGTCCAGATGGAGAGCCAGCGCCGGCTGTCCAGGATGGAAACCCCCGACCCTTCCATGCTCGACGAAGATCAGATTCGCACAGACGTACTGGATTCCCTGATCCAGGAGCAGGTCCTGATCCAGGATGCAAATGCTCAGGGGCTGGAACTCAATGATGCCGATATCGATGCGTTGATTACCCAGATGCCGCAGTTCCAGGTGGATGGCCAGTTCAATCGCGACCGCTTCGTGGCCACAGTCCGGAATATGGGCATGGGCGTAGGCGAGTTTCGCGAAGCCATGCGCAAACAGTATGTGGTGAACCAGATCCGTGCAGGCATTGTCCAGAGTGGCCTGGTGGCGGATGAAAACGCCGAGCAACTTCTCCAGATCCAGAACCAGACTCGCAGCTTCCGGGTGCTGAATATTGCTGCCAGTGAAGTGGCCGACAATGTTGCAGTCACTGATGCGGACATTGAGAATTTCTACCAGGAGAACTCGGGGGCATTCCAGCAGCCAGAGCGCGTCGATGCGGCCTATATCACCTTGTCGTTAGGTGCCCTCGCCGAGAGTACTGAAATTGACGATGCGGAGCTTCAGGCCTTTTACGAACAGCGGTCGGCTGATCTGGCGAGCGAGGAGCGTCGCGCTTCCCATATCCTGATCGAAGAGGGCAGTGAGGCGGACGAGACCATGGCCACTATCCAGGAGCGACTGGCGGCCGGTGAGTCCTTTGCCGATCTGGCTCGGGAGTATTCCATTGATACCGTCTCTGCCGAGGAAGGCGGCGATCTGGGTTATGCCGGTCGCGGTATCTACGCCGAGGCTTTCGAGGAGGCTCTGTTCGCCCTTGAGGAAGGAGAGGTTTCCGAACCGGTTCGTACGCCCTTTGGTGTCCATCTGATCCGCCTGGAAGGTGTGAGGGAATCAGAAGTGCCGTCTCTGGCTGAAATGGAGGAGCAACTGCGTCGTGAACTGGCTCGTGAACAGGCCAGGGAGCGTTTTGCGGAGGTTCGTGCCGAGCTTGCCGACTCTGCGTATGCCGCTGATGATCTGGCCGGCCCTGCTGAAGAACTTGGGCTTGAGGTCCGCGAGGCCAATGGCGTTACCCGTGACGGGGGTCAGGCCCCGTTCGACCATGCCGGTCTGGTACGGCAGTTGTTTTCCGAAGATGTCCTGGAGGCAGGCTACAATACCGAGTTGATTGATGTCGGTGACAACGTGTCTGTCGTTGCCCGGGTTCGTGAGTATCATGAAGCCGAGCAGCTGCCGCTGGACCAGGTTCGCGATCAGATCCGGGCTACGCTGGAGCAGCGCAAGATACGTGAAGCTCTTTCTGAAAGGGCCGATACGATTATCGCTGACCTTGAGTCAGGCGAGAGCCCAGAGAGTCTTGGTGAGTGGTCCAGCTATGATGGGCTGGCAAGGAACGCCTCCGAGGCAGGCCCCGTCATTATGCAGCAGGTGTTCTCTTTGCCGCGTCCGGCGGATGGCGCCCGGTTCGGCAAGGCTGTTATGGCCGATTCTGCTGCGGTGATCGCGCTGGACGCGGTCACTGACGGCCAGGTGGCAGAAGATGGCACGGAGCTGAACCAACTTCGCGAATTCCTGGCATCGCTGGAAGGGCAACGGGAATACGGCGCTTACCAGCAGTTCCTGCGAAATCGCGCGGAGGTCGAGAGGCCCTGA
- a CDS encoding HU family DNA-binding protein: MNKSELIDAIAESADISKAAAGRALDAMTNSITGALKKGDQVTLIGFGTFSVKERAARTGRNPQTGAEIKIPASKVPGFKAGKALKDAVK, translated from the coding sequence GTGAACAAGTCCGAACTTATCGATGCAATTGCAGAGTCCGCAGATATCTCCAAAGCCGCCGCTGGCCGTGCTCTGGACGCAATGACCAACTCCATCACCGGTGCCCTGAAAAAAGGCGATCAGGTAACTCTGATCGGTTTTGGTACCTTCTCCGTTAAAGAGCGTGCTGCTCGTACCGGTCGTAACCCGCAGACTGGTGCCGAGATCAAGATTCCGGCCTCCAAAGTGCCTGGGTTCAAAGCAGGCAAGGCCCTGAAAGACGCCGTTAAGTAA
- the zwf gene encoding glucose-6-phosphate dehydrogenase, with amino-acid sequence MVNKINTRCDLMLFGALGDLAQRKLFPALYQLERANLLADGSRVLAIARKEVDTEAVRQQLFDKLKQHVKPEEFDPELAGSFLKRIEYLILDFNEPDAFGVLNDWRDEANNELIVYMATPPSMYGVIARNLRSASCCTEKTRVVVEKPIGHDLESSKVINDELGEVYNENQLFRIDHYLGKETVQNLIALRFANNLFASQWDQNHISHVEITVAESVGIEGRWGYFDKAGQIRDMIQNHLLQLLCLIAMDPPSDLSADSIRDEKVKVLKALKQVTPDMMDSYVVRGQYTAGTSNGKPVPGYLEEEGANKGSATETFVALKAEIDNWRWSGVPFYIRTGKRLPEKLSQIIIHFKPAPHYIFDPDQKHLANNKLIIRLQPDEGMALKILTKDQGLDKGMRLRQGPLELTFSETFVTDRIPDAYERLLWEVMKGNQYLFVRRDEVEYAWRWVDQVIRNWKDGGEPPKRYAAGTWGPVASIAMITRDGRSWYEDV; translated from the coding sequence ATGGTCAACAAGATCAATACCCGTTGTGATCTGATGCTATTCGGAGCCTTGGGTGACCTTGCCCAGCGTAAACTGTTTCCGGCTCTATACCAGCTCGAACGCGCCAACCTGCTGGCCGACGGCAGCCGGGTGCTGGCCATTGCCCGTAAGGAGGTCGATACCGAGGCCGTGCGCCAGCAGTTGTTTGACAAGCTGAAGCAGCATGTAAAGCCGGAAGAGTTCGATCCCGAACTGGCCGGCTCCTTTCTGAAGCGGATTGAGTACCTGATCCTCGATTTCAACGAACCCGACGCGTTCGGTGTGCTCAATGATTGGCGTGATGAGGCCAATAATGAGCTTATTGTTTATATGGCAACCCCGCCGTCCATGTATGGCGTCATAGCCCGAAACCTGCGCTCCGCGAGTTGCTGTACCGAGAAGACACGGGTGGTGGTCGAGAAGCCAATCGGTCATGACCTGGAGTCGTCGAAGGTTATCAACGATGAGCTGGGTGAGGTCTACAACGAGAACCAGCTGTTCCGTATTGACCATTACTTGGGCAAGGAAACCGTTCAAAACCTGATCGCTCTGCGTTTTGCCAACAACCTCTTTGCCTCCCAGTGGGATCAGAACCACATCTCACACGTGGAAATTACCGTTGCTGAAAGTGTTGGCATTGAGGGCCGGTGGGGTTATTTCGACAAGGCCGGCCAGATTCGAGACATGATCCAGAACCACCTGCTGCAACTGCTGTGCCTGATTGCCATGGACCCGCCTTCGGACCTGTCTGCCGACAGCATTCGCGATGAAAAGGTAAAAGTGCTCAAGGCGCTGAAGCAGGTAACGCCGGACATGATGGACAGCTATGTTGTGCGTGGTCAGTACACCGCCGGCACCAGCAACGGCAAACCGGTACCCGGTTACCTGGAAGAAGAGGGGGCAAACAAGGGCAGTGCCACCGAAACTTTCGTTGCCCTGAAAGCAGAGATTGATAACTGGCGCTGGTCGGGGGTGCCGTTTTACATTCGCACCGGCAAACGCCTCCCCGAAAAGCTGTCCCAGATCATCATCCACTTCAAGCCTGCGCCGCATTACATTTTTGATCCGGACCAGAAGCATCTGGCCAACAACAAGCTGATTATCCGTTTGCAGCCGGACGAAGGCATGGCTCTGAAGATCCTCACCAAGGACCAGGGCCTGGATAAGGGCATGCGCCTTCGTCAGGGCCCTCTGGAGCTCACGTTCTCTGAGACCTTTGTCACCGATCGGATTCCCGATGCCTACGAGCGTTTGTTGTGGGAGGTAATGAAAGGTAACCAGTACCTGTTCGTGCGCCGTGACGAAGTGGAGTATGCCTGGCGCTGGGTAGATCAGGTTATTCGGAACTGGAAGGATGGCGGCGAGCCGCCAAAGCGTTACGCGGCGGGAACCTGGGGCCCCGTTGCTTCCATCGCCATGATTACCCGGGATGGGAGGAGCTGGTATGAAGATGTCTGA